TTTCGGCCTGCAGATGCACTTCGCCATCGCCATGGGTGATGAGTGGCATGGGATGTCCTGCGCTGGCGAAGTGCAGGGTGCGCGCCGCCGGGTCGAGAATTCCGTAAAGCATCGTCACAAAGCGGCCTGTCGGGAAGTCGTTGAGCACGGCATCGTTGAGCCGGCCGAGCATCTCGCCCGGGCACGTGTGATGCTCGGCGAGTGAGCGCATCATGGCGCGGGTGGCGCTCATCAGCAGCGCCGCCGCGGTTCCTTTGCCGGAGACATCGGCCAGCACCAGTCCGTGGCGGCCTTCGGGCAGCGGCAGGTAATCGTACCAGTCGCCGCCAACGGCGCGGGCCGGCGCCGAGAGGCCAGTAACTTCAAATCCCGGAGCGTAGGGTGACGCCTTGGGCAGCAGCGCCTGCTGGATGAGCCGCGCTTCGTCCGCGTCCTGGCTCATGCGCTGGCTGCGTACCTGCTCAACGCGGAAACGGCGCGCGTTGTTGATGGCCACGGCAATATGGTCACCCAGCGCGCGCAGCAGTCGCAGATCTTCCGGCGTGAAGGCGTTCAGCTCGTGGTGCTCCACACTGAAAACGCCGATCACGCGGCCGTTGATCTTGAGCGGAATGTCTACCTCGGAGCGGGTGAGCGGCTCGCACGCCACATAATAAGGATCGAGGCGGACGTCGGGCGCGTAGCGCATCTGGCCGGTTTGTGCGACCCATCCCGACATGCCGAGCTGGTCCAAATACAGGCGATGGCCCTTGCTGTGCAGGCGGCAGCCGTGGACGGCGGCCAGCACCATTTCGCCCTCGCCTTCGTCGTGAAGATAAATGTTGGCTTCGTTGCAGCCGAACCAGCGGGCAACGTCGCCGACGGTCTTGTCGATGAGCTGGTCGAGATCGAGGGTGGAAGCGATGCGCTGCGAGGCGCGCTGAAGCTTCAGCAGCCCCTGAACGGTGCCGCCGCGAACGCGCCTGTGAGCAGGCACGCGAAAGTTGCTTGGGCTCGGAGAGGCAGACATTTTGGCAGACCGTCCACTGTGGGTATGGGATGTGCCAGGCGCCGGTTAGGATTCGGTCTTTTTTGTGGACGATTCGCGGTGGCCGGCTTTTCCGGCGCCGGGTT
This portion of the Terriglobales bacterium genome encodes:
- a CDS encoding GAF domain-containing SpoIIE family protein phosphatase, translated to MPAHRRVRGGTVQGLLKLQRASQRIASTLDLDQLIDKTVGDVARWFGCNEANIYLHDEGEGEMVLAAVHGCRLHSKGHRLYLDQLGMSGWVAQTGQMRYAPDVRLDPYYVACEPLTRSEVDIPLKINGRVIGVFSVEHHELNAFTPEDLRLLRALGDHIAVAINNARRFRVEQVRSQRMSQDADEARLIQQALLPKASPYAPGFEVTGLSAPARAVGGDWYDYLPLPEGRHGLVLADVSGKGTAAALLMSATRAMMRSLAEHHTCPGEMLGRLNDAVLNDFPTGRFVTMLYGILDPAARTLHFASAGHPMPLITHGDGEVHLQAESGLPLGVAGNVYPVNTIHLPRGSRVLLYSDGMTEMLNAAGEEFGRERLRDQLLEPGATADGILAGVQHFAGARAPADDATLILIKA